One genomic window of Parcubacteria group bacterium includes the following:
- a CDS encoding peptidylprolyl isomerase, with protein MIKAKNNARRFVIAGAMAFAAFVFISGIAVYRFQWQSRAAYAVARVIPYPAILVDWEIIPLHTYLSDLAALYRYWDFQRENKNVLLGIPDPQEIRERLVNKLIAEKVVRIFARKQRITVADQEVYLEWERLRERPESQEEIHAFVQEAYGWNDDQFIERVLRPFLLQQKVKTALLSEFGKSDEELEQQALSLVVLAREEGADFAQLAREESYDAATAHQGGDLGYFGRGALEPALEQAIFGMEIGEVSDPVKSSYGWHIIKLEDVLYDENRVAQKARARHILVRGFDFDEWVEQQKRELAIFRLVR; from the coding sequence ATGATAAAGGCAAAGAACAACGCGCGGCGCTTTGTTATTGCCGGAGCAATGGCGTTCGCAGCGTTTGTATTCATAAGCGGCATTGCCGTTTACCGGTTCCAGTGGCAGTCCCGGGCCGCGTACGCTGTTGCGCGCGTGATTCCGTACCCCGCGATTCTTGTTGATTGGGAAATCATTCCCCTGCACACGTACCTTTCCGATCTTGCGGCATTGTACCGGTACTGGGATTTCCAGCGCGAGAACAAGAACGTGCTTCTCGGGATTCCGGACCCGCAAGAAATCCGCGAGCGGCTCGTGAATAAACTGATTGCCGAAAAGGTGGTGCGCATCTTTGCGCGCAAGCAGCGCATTACGGTCGCGGACCAGGAGGTGTACCTGGAGTGGGAGCGGCTCCGCGAGCGCCCCGAGAGCCAGGAGGAAATCCACGCGTTCGTGCAGGAGGCCTACGGCTGGAATGACGATCAGTTCATTGAGCGGGTCCTGCGGCCGTTCTTGCTTCAGCAGAAAGTCAAAACCGCCCTGCTCTCCGAGTTCGGCAAGAGTGATGAGGAGCTGGAACAGCAAGCATTGTCCTTGGTGGTTCTCGCGCGGGAAGAGGGCGCTGACTTCGCGCAACTCGCGCGCGAGGAGAGCTATGACGCGGCCACCGCGCACCAGGGCGGCGATTTGGGGTACTTTGGCCGCGGAGCTTTGGAACCCGCATTGGAGCAGGCGATTTTTGGCATGGAGATAGGCGAGGTCAGCGATCCGGTCAAGTCATCCTATGGCTGGCACATCATCAAGCTGGAAGATGTGTTGTATGACGAAAACAGGGTCGCGCAAAAAGCCCGGGCCCGCCACATTCTGGTGCGGGGTTTTGATTTTGACGAGTGGGTGGAACAGCAAAAACGCGAGCTCGCGATTTTCAGGCTCGTGCGGTAG
- the lepA gene encoding elongation factor 4, with amino-acid sequence MQDIRNFCIIAHIDHGKSTLADRFLELTHTVSKRDMKDQMLDQMELERERGITIKLQPVRMEYEGYILNLIDTPGHVDFSYEVSRSLQAVEGAILLVDASQGVEAQTLANLYLAIDQNLAIIPVINKIDLPAADVEKVTQELVKLLGVKADEILLASGKTGQGVKELLDEVIKRVPAPETKSDKTQALIFDSLYDDYRGVVAYVRIVNGAIKKGDVIHLISSKRDTHALEVGTFKPKFNPKPELIAGEIGYIVTGFKEVGHARVGDTVTLAKDKASALPGYKEVKPMVFAGIFPESGDEYPKLRDGMEEISLQDAALQFEQEQSKALGFGYRCGFLGMLHMEILAERLKREHGLRLVITTPSVAYEVKLASNGAVTIHSPQELPDPSKIVEIREPWVKAEIVAPKAYVGGLMSLVQERHGLFGNTEYLDETRVVLHFEIPLAGLITDFYDTLKSASSGYASLNYELKDYRKADIVRLDIWVAEEVVEAFSILVSRDDAYETGKRMVAKLKDLIPKQQFVIKLQAAIGAKIIAAERISALRKDVTKGLYGGDVTRKRKLLEKQKKGKKRMTSFGKVEIPAKAFLEVLKR; translated from the coding sequence ATGCAGGACATACGGAATTTTTGCATCATCGCCCACATTGACCACGGCAAATCCACGCTCGCGGATAGGTTTTTGGAGCTGACGCACACCGTGTCCAAGCGGGACATGAAAGACCAGATGCTGGATCAGATGGAGCTGGAGCGGGAGCGCGGCATCACCATCAAGCTCCAGCCCGTGCGCATGGAGTACGAGGGATATATTTTGAATTTGATTGATACGCCGGGGCACGTTGACTTCAGTTATGAAGTGTCGCGGTCTTTGCAGGCCGTTGAGGGAGCGATCTTGCTCGTTGACGCGTCCCAAGGCGTGGAAGCGCAGACCCTCGCAAACCTCTACCTTGCCATTGACCAGAATCTTGCCATCATTCCGGTCATCAACAAAATTGATTTGCCCGCAGCTGATGTAGAGAAAGTTACGCAGGAGCTGGTCAAACTCCTGGGAGTCAAAGCAGACGAAATTCTGCTCGCAAGCGGCAAAACCGGCCAGGGCGTAAAAGAGCTTTTAGATGAAGTCATCAAGCGCGTTCCGGCTCCTGAAACAAAAAGCGACAAAACTCAAGCCCTGATTTTTGATTCACTGTACGATGACTACCGCGGGGTGGTTGCGTACGTGCGCATCGTAAACGGCGCCATCAAAAAAGGGGATGTCATTCATCTCATTAGTTCCAAGCGGGACACGCACGCCCTGGAGGTGGGCACGTTCAAGCCCAAATTCAACCCCAAGCCTGAACTCATTGCCGGCGAAATCGGGTACATTGTCACGGGCTTCAAGGAGGTGGGGCACGCGCGGGTCGGGGACACGGTCACGCTCGCAAAAGACAAGGCAAGCGCCCTCCCTGGGTACAAAGAGGTAAAGCCCATGGTGTTTGCCGGCATTTTTCCGGAATCCGGGGACGAGTACCCCAAACTGCGGGACGGCATGGAGGAAATCAGCCTCCAGGACGCGGCTTTGCAGTTTGAGCAGGAGCAGTCCAAGGCTCTTGGGTTCGGGTATCGGTGCGGGTTCTTGGGCATGCTGCACATGGAAATTCTTGCGGAGCGCTTAAAGCGCGAGCATGGGCTGCGCCTGGTCATCACCACCCCCTCGGTGGCCTACGAAGTCAAGCTCGCAAGCAACGGCGCGGTTACCATCCACTCTCCGCAGGAACTTCCGGACCCGTCAAAAATAGTGGAAATCCGGGAGCCTTGGGTCAAAGCCGAAATCGTGGCTCCCAAAGCGTACGTGGGCGGATTGATGTCCTTGGTACAGGAGCGGCACGGCTTGTTCGGTAACACCGAGTATTTAGATGAGACGCGCGTGGTCTTGCATTTTGAGATTCCGCTCGCTGGTTTAATCACGGATTTTTATGATACACTAAAGAGCGCATCCAGCGGGTACGCGTCCTTAAACTACGAGCTCAAAGATTACCGCAAAGCGGACATCGTGCGGCTTGATATCTGGGTTGCCGAAGAGGTGGTGGAAGCGTTCAGTATTTTGGTGAGCAGGGATGATGCCTACGAGACCGGCAAGCGCATGGTCGCAAAACTCAAAGATCTGATTCCTAAACAGCAGTTCGTGATAAAGCTCCAGGCAGCCATCGGCGCCAAGATCATTGCCGCGGAGCGCATCAGCGCCCTGCGCAAGGATGTCACCAAAGGCTTGTACGGCGGGGATGTTACGCGCAAGCGCAAGCTTTTGGAAAAGCAGAAAAAAGGCAAAAAGCGCATGACCTCATTCGGGAAAGTTGAGATTCCGGCCAAAGCGTTTTTGGAGGTATTAAAGCGATAA
- a CDS encoding septum formation initiator family protein, which translates to MPNGLFKAIVLSKPAVALLVLLVIIFGVYASRAVLEKRATEARITALSLEISALEREKDSLGELIEYVQTDSFIREEAREKLNLTEPGESLVVIPDVDSQNAPDSGVDPSAKFMPGTHGLGTGSSGPDGSRGRVLGDANLKLWWEYFFSPEALSVETE; encoded by the coding sequence ATGCCGAACGGACTATTCAAAGCAATTGTACTGTCCAAGCCCGCTGTCGCGCTCCTCGTGCTGTTGGTCATCATATTCGGAGTGTACGCGAGCCGCGCGGTCCTGGAGAAGCGCGCAACCGAAGCGCGCATCACGGCCCTGTCCCTGGAGATCAGCGCCCTTGAGCGCGAAAAGGATAGTTTGGGCGAGCTCATAGAGTACGTGCAGACTGATTCGTTCATCCGGGAGGAAGCGCGCGAAAAACTGAATCTCACCGAGCCCGGCGAGTCGCTGGTCGTGATTCCTGATGTTGATTCCCAGAATGCGCCTGATTCCGGCGTGGATCCCTCGGCGAAGTTTATGCCGGGTACTCACGGCCTCGGGACAGGCTCAAGCGGCCCGGACGGCTCCCGGGGAAGGGTGCTCGGGGATGCGAACCTCAAGCTCTGGTGGGAGTATTTTTTTAGCCCGGAAGCGCTTTCTGTTGAAACAGAATGA
- a CDS encoding type II toxin-antitoxin system HicB family antitoxin, with protein METGAQKNYSYSVFYEAAPEGGYVAFVPSLPGCHTQGETLEEAEANIKEAIEAYLESMAGSGAPLPAETKSFQGVVNVPFSVRA; from the coding sequence ATGGAAACAGGAGCGCAAAAAAATTATTCCTATTCGGTTTTTTACGAAGCCGCTCCAGAAGGCGGCTATGTTGCGTTTGTCCCCTCTTTGCCGGGTTGCCACACCCAGGGAGAAACCCTGGAAGAAGCGGAAGCCAATATTAAAGAAGCCATTGAAGCCTATTTGGAAAGCATGGCAGGCTCGGGCGCGCCGCTTCCTGCAGAAACGAAATCATTCCAGGGAGTCGTAAACGTTCCGTTCTCGGTCCGCGCCTAA
- a CDS encoding type II toxin-antitoxin system HicA family toxin, giving the protein MPYLPSLSARDVVRALKQAGFVEDRQKGSHLVLVHPQSKARTVVPLHAGRSIKKSLLHAIIADAGLTPETFKNLL; this is encoded by the coding sequence ATGCCGTACCTGCCCTCGCTTTCCGCCAGGGACGTGGTCCGAGCGCTCAAACAAGCGGGATTCGTGGAAGATCGCCAAAAAGGGAGCCACCTTGTTTTGGTTCATCCGCAGTCAAAGGCGCGCACCGTGGTACCCTTGCATGCGGGAAGATCCATCAAAAAATCGCTCCTACATGCCATCATCGCAGACGCGGGGCTGACCCCTGAAACATTCAAAAACCTGCTCTAG
- the murJ gene encoding murein biosynthesis integral membrane protein MurJ, whose product MTQERPLAMTVKSFKNKLTTTATGGAIIIAFFSLFSRGLGLVRDRLLFSTFGAGDTLDTYYAAFRLPDLIFNTLVLGALSAAFIPVFLEYWHKNKQDAWKIANSVLNIILIAMVGLGLLAFYFAPELISIIAPGFDLQKRIATAELTRIMLIGILFLGLSNIASSILNAFKRFTAFAVAPVMYNIGIILGITVLVPMFGIEGLAWGVVLGAFLHFLVQFPSLSSLGFKYSFKINWRMRGVWKIGLLMLPRTFGLAISQINQVVSTIIGSTLAIGSVAIFNAANNLQNVPIGIFAIPVALVYFPLFSEAWVKKDVPHLIQSFSKAMRRILSIAIPSSIFIILLRAHIVRLVLGAGEFDWDATILTARTLSFFAISLFAQSLIPLIARVFYALQDTKTPVIVSVLSLGLNIYLSITLSAAMGVAGLGLGFSIASVLNMLALWLLLRKRLGDLDDSRVFSSTMKITLASVIAGWALYSTLVIAAPYVDTHTGLGLMVQASVAGSVGLLVYVGLGKLVKLEEMRV is encoded by the coding sequence ATGACACAAGAAAGGCCGCTCGCAATGACCGTAAAATCATTCAAAAACAAGCTCACCACCACCGCAACCGGCGGGGCTATCATCATTGCCTTCTTTTCCTTGTTCTCGCGGGGCCTCGGGCTGGTGCGGGATAGGCTCTTGTTCTCAACCTTCGGAGCCGGGGACACGCTTGATACGTACTATGCGGCATTCCGCCTGCCGGACCTCATTTTTAACACCCTGGTCTTGGGCGCATTGTCGGCCGCATTCATTCCGGTGTTCTTGGAGTACTGGCACAAGAACAAGCAAGACGCCTGGAAAATCGCGAATTCCGTGCTCAACATCATCCTCATCGCCATGGTGGGGCTCGGGCTTTTGGCGTTTTACTTTGCCCCGGAGCTCATCAGCATCATTGCGCCCGGGTTTGATCTCCAGAAACGCATCGCAACCGCGGAGCTCACGCGCATCATGCTCATCGGCATCCTGTTTTTGGGGCTCTCCAACATCGCCTCAAGCATCTTAAATGCGTTCAAGCGGTTTACCGCGTTCGCGGTCGCGCCCGTAATGTACAACATCGGCATAATCCTCGGCATTACGGTTCTGGTGCCCATGTTCGGCATTGAGGGGCTTGCCTGGGGCGTGGTTTTGGGCGCGTTCCTGCACTTCCTCGTGCAGTTCCCGTCCTTATCAAGCCTCGGCTTCAAATACTCATTTAAAATCAATTGGCGCATGCGGGGCGTGTGGAAAATCGGGCTGCTCATGCTGCCGCGCACCTTTGGCCTCGCCATCAGCCAGATCAACCAGGTGGTGTCCACCATCATCGGCTCAACATTGGCAATCGGGTCAGTTGCCATTTTCAACGCGGCAAACAACCTCCAGAACGTGCCTATCGGCATTTTCGCGATTCCGGTGGCGCTCGTGTATTTTCCCCTGTTCAGCGAGGCATGGGTCAAAAAAGACGTGCCCCACCTCATCCAGTCATTTTCCAAAGCAATGCGCCGCATCCTGTCCATCGCCATTCCGTCATCCATCTTCATCATCCTTTTGCGCGCGCACATTGTCCGGCTGGTGCTCGGCGCAGGCGAGTTTGATTGGGATGCCACCATTCTTACGGCGCGCACATTGTCGTTTTTCGCTATTTCGTTATTTGCGCAGAGCCTGATTCCGCTCATTGCGCGCGTGTTCTACGCTTTGCAGGACACCAAGACCCCGGTCATCGTGAGCGTGCTCTCGCTTGGCCTCAACATCTACCTCTCCATCACGCTGTCTGCGGCCATGGGCGTTGCCGGGCTCGGGCTCGGGTTTTCCATTGCGAGCGTTTTGAACATGCTCGCGCTCTGGCTCTTGCTGCGCAAGCGGCTCGGGGACCTGGATGATAGCCGCGTGTTTTCATCAACTATGAAAATCACGCTCGCTTCGGTCATTGCGGGCTGGGCGCTGTATAGTACGCTCGTCATCGCGGCGCCCTACGTTGATACGCATACCGGCTTAGGGTTGATGGTACAGGCCTCTGTTGCGGGCAGCGTTGGCCTGCTTGTGTATGTGGGCTTAGGGAAGCTGGTGAAACTGGAGGAGATGCGGGTGTGA
- a CDS encoding PH domain-containing protein: MDIRKVIKNLDDDEDVRGVYHEFWLVYFWQCIGGFLLFLSPFFFLYLFLTWGTLGSVLLGLLFLSGTFWLYRTWRRWYYGIIGITSKRVVIIRQNGILDRMVSQIDLDKIYDVTYRRKGILQNLINVGTLYLTPGSFEKVELGQIKDPAAIQKLILKTQQEFMVTLAPRQFSEQDLHRVIGEIRSLAGEERWKRIQAGDKEDEQKLIDEVREAESEEKARAIEQFFGG, translated from the coding sequence ATGGATATTAGGAAAGTCATCAAGAACCTGGATGACGACGAGGACGTGCGCGGCGTGTACCACGAGTTTTGGCTCGTGTACTTTTGGCAGTGTATCGGCGGATTCCTCCTCTTTCTTTCGCCGTTTTTTTTCCTGTATTTATTCCTTACCTGGGGCACGCTTGGGAGCGTGCTCCTGGGGCTCCTATTCCTCTCCGGGACATTCTGGCTCTACCGCACCTGGCGGAGGTGGTACTACGGCATCATCGGCATCACCAGCAAGCGCGTGGTCATCATCCGCCAGAACGGCATTCTGGACCGCATGGTGTCCCAGATTGACTTGGACAAGATATATGATGTCACCTATCGGCGCAAGGGCATCCTGCAGAACCTGATCAACGTGGGCACCCTGTACCTCACCCCGGGCAGCTTTGAGAAGGTGGAGCTCGGGCAGATTAAAGATCCCGCCGCCATCCAGAAGCTCATCTTAAAGACCCAGCAGGAGTTTATGGTAACGCTTGCGCCGCGCCAGTTCTCGGAGCAGGATTTGCACCGCGTCATCGGCGAGATCCGATCGCTTGCGGGCGAAGAGCGCTGGAAGCGCATCCAGGCCGGGGACAAAGAAGACGAACAAAAGCTCATTGACGAGGTGCGCGAGGCCGAGAGCGAGGAAAAAGCCCGCGCCATTGAGCAGTTCTTCGGGGGGTAA